In Amycolatopsis solani, a single window of DNA contains:
- a CDS encoding dipeptide/oligopeptide/nickel ABC transporter permease/ATP-binding protein → MTAGIEDFVARGVRPGRRWLATLRRPLALLPLCYLVLLVAGSVLAPVLAPYDPGATDLDQVLAGPGRAHPLGTDALGRDVLTRLMYGGQISLLHAAIVVATVVGVGVTSGVLAGYLDGWFDRAFTWVVDVLLAIPVLMTLLVVLAVVGEHQTVVMIALGILVSPGLARVVRGATLAVRKELYVAAARVCGLPHRRIVVAHILPRIAGPVIVQVSLLAGGALLIDAGLSYLGFGAQPPDPTWGDMIAQAAAVIDRQPWLLVPPGVVLGLAILAFGLLGDVVRDATADRAEPLRDRLHRAHRAAAPKLTPHAEPSTALLSLRDVEITLSEDRVVVTDLDLDIGHGESVALVGESGCGKTITGRAVLDLLPAGGAVTAGSLRFDGADLALAGPRAVRRLRGSRIALISQDPVAALDPVFTVASQLDELVRLRRGGTRASVRERTLALLADVNLTADVARRYPHELSGGMAQRVAIAMALAGEPSLLIADEPTTALDATVRSEVLGLLGRLQAERGMAILLITHDWSVVSEFCRRAYVMYAGHIVESGPVGELLDRPRHPYTEGLLGALPRRARPGSRLPAIPGSVPDPAHWPRGCHFAPRCTLATAECSAAPVPVFEPATGHRTRCLHHAKLSPGGERASA, encoded by the coding sequence GTGACCGCCGGCATCGAGGACTTCGTCGCCCGGGGCGTCCGGCCCGGACGGCGGTGGCTCGCCACGCTGCGCCGCCCGCTCGCCCTGCTTCCCTTGTGCTACCTCGTGCTGCTGGTGGCCGGTTCGGTGCTGGCGCCCGTCCTCGCGCCGTACGACCCGGGTGCGACCGACCTGGACCAGGTGCTCGCCGGGCCGGGGCGGGCGCACCCGCTGGGCACCGACGCGCTCGGCCGCGACGTGCTGACGCGGCTGATGTACGGCGGCCAGATCAGCCTGCTGCACGCGGCGATCGTCGTCGCCACGGTGGTCGGGGTGGGCGTCACCAGCGGTGTTCTGGCCGGGTACCTGGACGGCTGGTTCGACCGGGCGTTCACCTGGGTGGTCGACGTGCTGCTCGCGATCCCGGTCCTGATGACGCTGCTGGTCGTGCTGGCCGTCGTCGGCGAGCACCAGACCGTCGTGATGATCGCGCTGGGCATCCTCGTCTCGCCGGGGCTCGCGCGGGTGGTCCGCGGCGCCACCCTGGCCGTGCGCAAGGAGCTCTACGTCGCCGCGGCGCGGGTGTGCGGGCTGCCGCACCGCCGGATCGTGGTGGCGCACATCCTGCCGCGGATCGCCGGCCCGGTCATCGTCCAGGTGTCGCTGCTGGCCGGCGGCGCGCTGCTGATCGACGCCGGGCTCAGCTACCTCGGGTTCGGCGCGCAGCCGCCGGATCCGACGTGGGGCGACATGATCGCGCAGGCGGCGGCGGTGATCGACCGGCAGCCGTGGCTGCTGGTGCCGCCGGGGGTCGTGCTCGGCCTGGCGATCCTGGCCTTCGGCTTGCTCGGCGACGTCGTCCGCGACGCGACCGCCGACCGCGCGGAACCGCTGCGCGACCGCCTGCACCGCGCGCACCGGGCGGCCGCGCCGAAGCTGACGCCGCACGCCGAGCCGTCCACGGCGCTGCTTTCCCTGCGGGACGTGGAGATCACGCTGTCCGAGGACCGGGTCGTGGTGACCGACCTCGACCTCGACATCGGCCACGGCGAGAGCGTCGCCCTGGTCGGTGAATCCGGCTGCGGCAAGACGATCACCGGCCGCGCGGTCCTCGACCTGCTCCCGGCGGGCGGCGCGGTCACCGCCGGGAGCCTCCGGTTCGACGGCGCCGACCTGGCGCTGGCCGGACCGCGGGCGGTGCGCCGGCTGCGCGGCTCGCGGATCGCGCTGATCTCGCAGGACCCGGTGGCGGCGCTGGACCCGGTGTTCACCGTGGCGAGCCAGCTCGACGAGCTGGTCCGGCTGCGCCGCGGCGGCACGCGGGCGTCGGTGCGCGAGCGCACGCTCGCGCTGCTGGCCGACGTCAACCTGACCGCCGACGTCGCCCGCCGCTACCCGCACGAGCTGTCCGGCGGGATGGCCCAGCGCGTCGCGATCGCCATGGCGCTGGCCGGGGAACCGAGCCTGCTCATCGCCGACGAGCCGACGACGGCCCTCGACGCCACGGTGCGGTCGGAGGTGCTCGGCCTGCTGGGGCGGCTGCAGGCCGAGCGCGGGATGGCGATCCTGCTCATCACGCACGACTGGTCGGTGGTCTCGGAGTTCTGCCGCCGGGCCTACGTCATGTACGCCGGGCACATCGTGGAGTCCGGCCCGGTCGGCGAGCTGCTGGACCGGCCCCGCCACCCGTACACCGAGGGCCTGCTCGGCGCGCTGCCGCGCCGGGCCCGGCCGGGCTCGCGGCTGCCCGCGATCCCGGGCTCGGTGCCGGACCCGGCGCACTGGCCGCGTGGCTGCCACTTCGCCCCGCGGTGCACCCTCGCGACGGCCGAATGCAGTGCGGCGCCGGTCCCGGTCTTCGAACCCGCTACTGGGCACCGGACTCGGTGCCTCCACCACGCCAAGCTGTCGCCGGGAGGGGAACGTGCCTCTGCTTGA
- a CDS encoding ABC transporter permease, whose protein sequence is MLRLIAHRLVVSVALVFVVSLAAFLLQSAAPGDLARAILGQNFSAPAYEQLRHQLGLDQPVLAQYGQWLRDALHGDLGTSPISGLSVADEIAGRLPVTLSLIGCATAVTAFVGVTLGVVSAVHGGRIGRVVDVLSLIGYALPSFWFALTMVTLFAVTVQLLPATGYVSFGTSPAGWARSLVLPVATLALPGIAVFAKQTRDAMLDALSRDYVTALRAHGVPEGSVVLRHALRNAAIPVVTLVGLTFIGLLSGTVFVESVFAMPGLGGLAVQATSLHDIRMIQGVVVVFTVIVVAVNLVVDLAYGWLNPKARVR, encoded by the coding sequence ATGCTTCGGTTGATCGCGCATCGCCTGGTGGTGTCGGTGGCGCTCGTCTTCGTCGTTTCGCTGGCGGCGTTCCTGCTGCAGTCCGCCGCGCCCGGCGACCTCGCCCGCGCCATCCTCGGCCAGAACTTCAGCGCCCCGGCCTACGAACAGCTGCGCCACCAGCTCGGCCTCGACCAGCCCGTGCTGGCCCAGTACGGGCAGTGGCTGCGGGACGCGCTGCACGGCGACCTCGGCACCTCGCCGATCAGCGGGCTTTCCGTGGCGGACGAGATCGCCGGCCGGCTGCCCGTCACGCTGTCGCTGATCGGCTGCGCCACCGCGGTGACCGCGTTCGTCGGCGTCACCCTCGGCGTCGTCAGCGCCGTCCACGGTGGCCGGATCGGCCGGGTCGTCGACGTGCTTTCGCTGATCGGGTACGCGCTGCCCAGCTTCTGGTTCGCGCTCACGATGGTGACGCTCTTCGCGGTCACCGTCCAGCTGCTGCCCGCCACCGGGTACGTCTCCTTCGGCACCTCACCCGCCGGGTGGGCGCGCAGCCTGGTGCTGCCGGTGGCGACCCTGGCGCTGCCGGGGATCGCCGTGTTCGCCAAGCAGACCCGGGACGCGATGCTGGACGCGCTCTCGCGCGACTACGTGACGGCGTTGCGCGCCCACGGCGTCCCCGAGGGGTCGGTGGTGCTGCGCCACGCGCTGCGCAACGCGGCGATCCCGGTGGTGACCCTCGTCGGGCTGACGTTCATCGGGCTGCTGAGCGGGACGGTCTTCGTGGAGTCCGTCTTCGCCATGCCGGGCCTGGGCGGGCTCGCCGTCCAGGCCACCTCCCTGCACGACATCCGGATGATCCAGGGCGTGGTGGTGGTGTTCACGGTGATCGTCGTCGCGGTCAACCTCGTGGTGGACCTGGCCTACGGCTGGCTGAACCCGAAGGCGCGGGTCCGGTGA
- a CDS encoding GH1 family beta-glucosidase, whose protein sequence is MTEPDPVFPPYFRWGVATAAYQIEGAWDADGKGPSNWDTRAHRPGGLAGGATGDVACDHYHRLAEDLDLMAGLGVGSYRFSVSWPRVQPAGRGRWNRRGLDFYDRLVDGLLARRIEPMLTVYHWDHPQAIEDAGGWADRDTASRFADYAEGLAVRYGDRVRRWITLNEPLSVMHAELTGPPGPPVRRHGLRVAHHLVLGHGLAVPRLRAHVTGAEIGISLNLAGTTPATDRPADVAAAARAEAYEDRLFLDPLLRGDFPHLDGKPVLEAGDADRAIMAAPLDFVGVNWYAPAHVAASESGVFGYTRVPVPGASTNLLGWPVVPERFGALLAWLRRTYPDLPPIQITENGYAGLDEPDGTGSVEDLPRIAYLRECLRQVRAALDAGSDIRGYHVWSLLDNLEWDHGYRPRFGLVHVDFTTLARTPKASYRWYRQFLDVQRRDGKDGLRPCFG, encoded by the coding sequence ATGACCGAGCCGGACCCGGTGTTCCCGCCGTACTTCCGGTGGGGCGTCGCCACCGCCGCCTACCAGATCGAAGGCGCGTGGGACGCCGACGGGAAAGGACCGTCCAACTGGGACACCCGGGCGCACCGGCCGGGCGGCCTCGCCGGCGGCGCCACCGGCGACGTCGCCTGCGACCACTACCACCGGCTGGCCGAGGACCTCGACCTGATGGCCGGGCTCGGCGTCGGCAGCTACCGGTTTTCCGTGTCCTGGCCGCGGGTCCAGCCCGCCGGCCGGGGCCGGTGGAACCGGCGCGGGCTGGACTTCTACGACCGCCTGGTCGACGGGCTGCTGGCCCGGCGGATCGAGCCGATGCTCACGGTCTACCACTGGGACCACCCGCAGGCGATCGAGGACGCCGGCGGCTGGGCCGACCGCGACACCGCGAGCCGCTTCGCCGACTACGCCGAGGGGCTCGCCGTCCGCTACGGCGACCGCGTCCGGCGCTGGATCACGCTCAACGAACCGCTTTCCGTCATGCACGCCGAGCTGACCGGCCCGCCGGGGCCGCCGGTGCGGCGCCACGGGCTGCGGGTCGCTCACCACCTGGTGCTCGGGCACGGCCTGGCCGTCCCGCGCCTGCGGGCCCACGTCACCGGCGCGGAGATCGGGATCAGCCTCAACCTGGCCGGCACGACGCCGGCCACCGACCGGCCGGCGGACGTCGCCGCGGCCGCGCGGGCCGAGGCCTACGAGGACCGGCTGTTCCTGGATCCCTTGCTGCGCGGGGACTTCCCGCACCTCGACGGCAAGCCGGTGCTCGAAGCGGGCGACGCCGACCGCGCCATCATGGCCGCGCCGCTCGATTTCGTCGGGGTCAACTGGTACGCCCCCGCGCACGTCGCCGCGTCGGAGTCCGGGGTGTTCGGCTACACCCGCGTGCCGGTGCCCGGCGCGAGCACGAACCTGCTCGGCTGGCCGGTGGTCCCGGAGCGGTTCGGGGCGCTGCTGGCCTGGCTGCGCCGCACCTACCCGGACCTGCCGCCGATCCAGATCACCGAGAACGGCTACGCCGGCCTGGACGAGCCGGACGGCACCGGCTCGGTCGAGGACCTGCCGCGCATCGCCTACCTGCGGGAGTGCCTGCGCCAGGTCCGCGCCGCGCTCGACGCGGGCTCGGACATCCGCGGCTACCACGTCTGGTCGCTGCTCGACAACCTCGAATGGGACCACGGCTACCGCCCCCGCTTCGGGCTGGTGCACGTCGACTTCACGACGCTCGCCCGCACGCCCAAGGCGTCCTACCGGTGGTACCGGCAGTTCCTGGACGTCCAGCGGCGGGACGGGAAGGACGGGCTGCGGCCATGCTTCGGTTGA
- a CDS encoding ABC transporter substrate-binding protein has product MSSPAVLSRRDFTVGGLLLAAGLAAGACGGPAGPPAADRTLRIGQYWPPTSLDPAKAGGESQFFLQPAYDPLIYRAADGSYQPRLATAWRYLGTGNTAFELTLRSGVTFSDGTPLTAEGLKTSIEHFRRSAGQAAAFLAPIATMTTPEPLVLRLTLDQPHPLLPTLFTQDFLAGDVISPAGAAAPADLATRTSGAGPYVLLPGETVANDHYTYGPSPKYWNPAGRFYDKITVKVLPNENTALAALKTGQVDVVAGSYAIADGAKAAGFAVAASPAIVMGLQLNDRAGTLSPPLADVRVRQALNFAVDRAKITSALLGEYGIPVDQPSAPGEDGYSAQPFYTHDPGRARQLLADAGHAGGFDLPVVIPSTPAFPGDLAQAIASDLKQIGVTLRIAAKEPATANTALTQYPASSMGWGVLPAYFMGRGLWLKEAIGMNPFHSSDPELERLDRQAAAADAATRPALDKQIVRRVVELGWFLPVCLSPGLLFYRDTVGVDPVPGKPFPSVAAWHPVDRA; this is encoded by the coding sequence ATGTCCTCCCCTGCCGTCCTTTCCCGCCGCGACTTCACCGTCGGCGGCCTGCTGCTCGCCGCCGGCCTGGCCGCCGGCGCGTGCGGCGGGCCGGCCGGTCCGCCCGCCGCGGACCGCACCCTGCGCATCGGCCAGTACTGGCCGCCGACCAGCCTCGACCCGGCGAAGGCGGGCGGGGAGTCGCAGTTCTTCCTGCAACCCGCCTACGACCCGCTGATCTACCGGGCGGCCGACGGCAGCTACCAGCCCCGGCTCGCGACGGCGTGGCGCTACCTGGGCACCGGCAACACCGCCTTCGAACTCACCCTGCGCAGCGGCGTGACCTTCAGCGACGGCACACCGCTGACCGCCGAGGGCCTGAAGACCAGCATCGAGCACTTCCGCCGGTCCGCCGGGCAAGCCGCGGCGTTCCTCGCCCCGATCGCCACGATGACCACGCCGGAACCGCTGGTGCTGCGCCTGACGCTCGACCAGCCGCACCCGCTCCTGCCGACGCTGTTCACCCAGGACTTCCTCGCCGGCGACGTGATCAGCCCGGCGGGCGCCGCCGCGCCGGCGGACCTCGCGACCCGGACCTCCGGCGCCGGGCCGTACGTCCTCCTGCCCGGGGAAACCGTCGCCAACGACCACTACACCTACGGGCCCAGCCCGAAGTATTGGAACCCGGCGGGCCGGTTCTACGACAAGATCACCGTCAAGGTGCTGCCCAACGAGAACACCGCCCTCGCCGCCCTCAAGACCGGCCAGGTCGACGTCGTCGCCGGCAGCTACGCCATCGCCGACGGCGCGAAGGCCGCCGGGTTCGCGGTGGCGGCCAGCCCCGCCATCGTGATGGGCCTGCAGCTCAACGACCGGGCCGGCACGCTGTCGCCGCCGCTGGCCGACGTGCGGGTCCGGCAGGCGCTCAACTTCGCGGTCGACCGGGCCAAGATCACCTCGGCCCTGCTCGGCGAATACGGCATCCCCGTCGACCAGCCGTCGGCGCCGGGCGAGGACGGCTACAGCGCACAGCCCTTCTACACCCACGATCCCGGCCGGGCCCGGCAGCTGCTGGCCGACGCCGGGCACGCCGGCGGCTTCGACCTGCCGGTGGTGATCCCGTCCACGCCCGCGTTCCCCGGCGACCTGGCCCAGGCCATCGCGTCGGACCTGAAGCAGATCGGGGTCACGCTGCGGATCGCGGCGAAGGAGCCCGCCACCGCCAACACCGCGCTGACCCAGTACCCGGCCTCCAGCATGGGCTGGGGCGTGCTGCCCGCCTACTTCATGGGCCGCGGGCTCTGGCTGAAGGAGGCGATCGGGATGAATCCGTTCCACAGCAGCGATCCCGAGCTGGAACGCCTCGACCGGCAGGCCGCGGCCGCCGACGCCGCCACCCGGCCCGCCCTCGACAAACAGATCGTCCGGCGCGTGGTCGAGCTCGGCTGGTTCCTGCCGGTGTGCCTGAGCCCCGGGCTGCTGTTCTACCGCGACACCGTGGGCGTCGACCCGGTGCCCGGCAAGCCGTTCCCCAGCGTCGCCGCCTGGCACCCGGTGGACCGGGCATGA
- a CDS encoding CocE/NonD family hydrolase, translating into MPARTDTDRRHEVVLRRDVRIPTPEPGVTLSADLFLPDGPGPFPLLVTVLPYRRDVAALNGSPTERWFAERGYASLLVDLLGTGSSDGVQRPPFDPGEADDALDAIRWGAAQEWCTGAVGMWGGSYGAITTLRAAARRPAALRAVIALEGPTDPGHQFVHPGGTRGAFSPLASWSVSTLFNQLLPPVDDFADPDEQARWHRRLTFAPYVLDLFRNGPGSPVWPRRRIDVAAVAVPALCVAGWRDLFVDGAVRAYEELRGTKALIAGPWMHVMPQECPVTPIDFLEIARSWWDRWLLGAGAGEDTPEVRVYAQGARPRWLGFDSWPPESTVRIEDLAGWQRSAPPEPDPATGLQSGLWSTPAGQFGLPMDQHGDDSRSLCHTSPPLSRPWLIAGRPSVTLTRGWPRVSVKLTDVDPAGRSVLISAGLACAGEADGDLTVPLNPTAYEVAAGHRIRVVVAPGDFPRVWPQEPPDGWPEAHTLTLPLADATRGKACPMPEPAEPALADLEEQPAGPAGAEASWEVTEDLLRETVSLRLAGGNRIRPEDVPGGRHTLSVDQELVATAHRLDPAESTVTGRITGTVDTATGAHVVVEVSVTATATTLDARGKVVQDGVSLLDRHWRG; encoded by the coding sequence ATGCCTGCACGCACGGACACTGACCGGCGCCACGAAGTCGTGCTCCGGCGCGACGTCCGGATTCCCACGCCCGAGCCGGGAGTCACGCTTTCGGCCGACCTGTTCCTGCCCGACGGCCCGGGCCCGTTCCCGCTGCTGGTCACCGTCCTGCCCTACCGGCGGGACGTCGCGGCGCTCAACGGCTCGCCCACCGAACGCTGGTTCGCCGAGCGCGGCTACGCGTCCCTGCTCGTCGACCTGCTCGGCACCGGCTCGTCCGACGGCGTCCAGCGGCCGCCGTTCGACCCCGGCGAAGCCGACGACGCGCTCGACGCCATCCGCTGGGGCGCCGCGCAGGAGTGGTGCACCGGCGCGGTCGGCATGTGGGGCGGGTCCTACGGGGCCATCACCACCCTGCGCGCCGCCGCCCGGCGACCGGCGGCCCTGCGCGCGGTCATCGCGCTCGAAGGCCCGACCGATCCCGGGCACCAGTTCGTCCACCCGGGCGGGACGCGCGGCGCGTTCTCGCCACTGGCGTCCTGGTCGGTGAGCACGTTGTTCAACCAGCTCCTGCCCCCGGTGGACGACTTCGCCGACCCGGACGAGCAGGCGCGCTGGCACCGCCGCCTGACCTTCGCGCCCTACGTCCTCGACCTCTTCCGCAACGGCCCGGGATCGCCGGTCTGGCCCCGGCGCCGGATCGACGTCGCCGCCGTGGCGGTCCCGGCCCTGTGCGTCGCCGGCTGGCGGGATCTCTTCGTCGACGGCGCGGTTCGCGCGTACGAAGAGCTCCGCGGCACCAAGGCCCTGATCGCCGGGCCGTGGATGCACGTCATGCCGCAGGAGTGCCCGGTGACGCCGATCGACTTCCTCGAGATCGCCCGGTCGTGGTGGGACCGCTGGCTGCTCGGCGCCGGCGCGGGCGAGGACACCCCCGAAGTCCGGGTGTACGCGCAGGGCGCGCGGCCGCGCTGGCTCGGCTTCGATTCCTGGCCACCCGAAAGCACCGTGCGGATCGAAGACCTCGCCGGCTGGCAGCGGTCCGCGCCGCCCGAGCCGGATCCGGCCACCGGCCTGCAGTCCGGGCTGTGGTCGACCCCCGCCGGGCAGTTCGGGCTGCCCATGGACCAGCACGGCGACGACAGCCGCAGCCTCTGCCACACCTCGCCGCCGCTGTCCCGGCCGTGGCTCATCGCCGGCCGGCCGTCGGTCACGCTCACCAGGGGGTGGCCGCGGGTGTCGGTGAAACTGACCGACGTCGACCCCGCCGGGCGGTCGGTGCTGATCTCCGCGGGCCTCGCCTGCGCGGGCGAAGCGGACGGCGACCTGACCGTGCCGCTGAACCCGACCGCCTACGAAGTCGCGGCGGGCCACCGGATCCGGGTCGTCGTCGCCCCCGGCGACTTCCCCCGCGTGTGGCCGCAGGAGCCGCCCGACGGGTGGCCGGAGGCCCACACGCTCACGCTCCCGCTCGCGGACGCCACCCGCGGGAAAGCGTGCCCGATGCCGGAACCGGCCGAGCCCGCGCTCGCGGACCTCGAAGAGCAGCCGGCCGGCCCTGCCGGAGCGGAAGCGTCCTGGGAGGTCACCGAAGACCTGCTGCGCGAAACGGTTTCCCTGCGCCTGGCGGGCGGCAACCGGATCCGGCCCGAGGACGTGCCCGGCGGACGGCACACCCTGAGCGTGGACCAGGAACTCGTCGCCACGGCGCACCGGCTCGACCCCGCCGAGTCGACCGTCACCGGCCGCATCACCGGCACCGTCGACACCGCGACCGGCGCCCACGTCGTCGTCGAGGTCTCGGTCACCGCGACCGCGACCACCCTCGACGCCCGCGGAAAGGTCGTCCAGGACGGCGTTTCCCTGCTCGACCGGCACTGGCGCGGCTGA
- a CDS encoding TetR/AcrR family transcriptional regulator has translation MSDTKREELILRLERLFLDEGFARLTVDDLASRLQCSKSTLYAVAGSKEQLVVVAVRHFFQEATARVEEKVGPITDPPQRIAEYLAGLGSELRRMSPECYADLLTFEATTELYARHSLAAAHRVRESIQDGVASGAFRAVNADFVGAAVSLLIDGIQHGELLDRSGLSMADAYTELGALVLAALTNQAGK, from the coding sequence ATGTCCGACACCAAGCGCGAGGAACTGATCCTGCGCCTGGAACGGCTTTTCCTGGACGAGGGCTTCGCCCGGCTGACCGTCGACGACCTGGCCAGCAGGCTGCAGTGTTCGAAGTCGACGCTCTACGCGGTGGCCGGCAGCAAGGAACAGCTCGTCGTCGTCGCCGTCCGGCACTTCTTCCAGGAGGCGACCGCCCGGGTCGAGGAGAAGGTCGGGCCGATCACCGATCCCCCGCAGCGCATCGCCGAGTACCTGGCCGGACTGGGCTCCGAGCTGCGCCGGATGTCGCCGGAGTGCTACGCGGACCTGCTCACGTTCGAAGCCACCACCGAGCTGTACGCCCGGCATTCGCTGGCCGCCGCGCACCGCGTGCGGGAGTCCATTCAGGACGGTGTGGCTTCGGGCGCGTTCCGCGCCGTCAACGCGGACTTCGTCGGTGCCGCGGTCAGCCTGCTCATCGACGGCATCCAGCACGGCGAGCTGCTGGACCGGTCGGGACTGTCCATGGCCGACGCCTACACCGAACTCGGGGCGCTGGTGCTCGCCGCGTTGACCAACCAGGCCGGGAAGTAG
- a CDS encoding helix-turn-helix transcriptional regulator has translation MNPNATADDRPEIHRALARMRDATGLPLTFGGEVGSGRQVKLSQLAGPNTGALRGVSLEYGRGLGGKAVAQRRPVVVDDYVRSTGISHHYDHIIVAEGLRAMVAVPVVVARTVRGVLYGAVRSPVPLGDRVVQSVVESARELEQGLAVRDEVTRRLAWLDRYDATDCHRPHWELVREAYAELRLLTQSLEDPVLRGRVRAVCETLSAVSGRPARTPTGPALSARELDVLACVALGWTNHQIAEDLGITGETVKSYLRSTMRKLVARSRMEAVVTARRFGLLP, from the coding sequence GTGAACCCGAACGCCACGGCCGACGACCGCCCGGAGATCCACCGCGCGCTCGCCCGGATGCGGGACGCGACCGGCCTGCCGCTGACGTTCGGGGGCGAAGTGGGCTCGGGCCGGCAGGTGAAGCTGAGCCAGCTCGCCGGCCCGAACACGGGGGCGCTGCGGGGGGTCAGCCTCGAGTACGGGCGCGGGCTCGGCGGGAAGGCGGTGGCGCAGCGGCGGCCGGTCGTCGTCGACGACTACGTGCGCTCGACCGGGATCAGCCACCACTACGACCACATCATCGTGGCCGAGGGGCTGCGCGCGATGGTCGCCGTGCCGGTGGTCGTGGCGCGCACCGTCCGCGGCGTGCTCTACGGCGCGGTGCGCAGCCCGGTGCCGCTGGGCGACCGCGTGGTGCAGTCCGTCGTGGAGTCGGCCCGCGAGCTCGAACAGGGCCTGGCCGTGCGCGACGAGGTGACCCGGCGGCTGGCCTGGCTGGACCGCTACGACGCGACCGACTGCCACCGCCCGCACTGGGAGCTCGTCCGCGAGGCCTACGCCGAACTCCGGCTCCTCACCCAGAGCCTCGAGGACCCGGTGCTGCGCGGCCGCGTCCGCGCGGTCTGCGAAACGCTCTCGGCCGTCTCCGGCCGGCCGGCGCGGACCCCGACCGGGCCGGCGCTGTCGGCACGGGAGCTCGACGTGCTCGCGTGCGTGGCCCTCGGCTGGACCAACCACCAGATCGCGGAGGATCTCGGGATCACCGGGGAAACGGTGAAGAGCTACCTGCGCAGCACCATGCGCAAGCTCGTGGCCCGCAGCCGGATGGAGGCCGTGGTCACCGCCCGCCGCTTCGGCCTTCTCCCGTGA
- a CDS encoding AMP-binding protein has protein sequence MTSIRRHVEDLVSRFDHPRARAAELLCDRHPADAVAFTVVEPDLSRRDWTFGELRTRSARLATALADLGAGPGDRVATLLGKSADLVVTLLAIWRIGAVHVPLFTALAPPAIATRLAGSGARIVVTEPAQRAKLGPSEDIPAAWRLTVITAGAAGDQRGDHRFERLLQAPEQPVPVAMGGEATLVELYTSGTTGPAKGVPVPLWAVASMLAYQEFGLDHQETDVFWNAADPGWAYGLYHAIIGPLGLGRRSLMLHSGFSARLTWAVLGAFRVTNFTAGPTVYRALRAAEDLAPPDLLLRHCSSAGEPLPADVSAWAERALGVPVLDHYGQTELGMAVANAWHPGLRAERRPGSMGRALPGWRLDVLRPETAEPAAPGERGRLAVDLAASPLMWFSGYRGAPGRTAERFTADRRWYLTGDTAARDDEGNFHFTARDDDVILMAGYRIGPSEVESVLLAHPAVTEAAVVGVPDDLRGEVVAAHVVVRPGHDAGPALAAELQALVKARFAAHAYPRIVRFVAELPRTPSGKLQRSALRSR, from the coding sequence ATGACGAGCATCCGACGCCACGTCGAGGATCTGGTCTCGCGGTTCGACCACCCGCGGGCCCGTGCCGCCGAGCTGCTGTGCGACCGGCACCCCGCGGACGCCGTGGCGTTCACCGTCGTCGAGCCGGACCTTTCCCGGCGCGACTGGACTTTCGGCGAGCTGCGAACCCGCTCCGCGCGGCTGGCCACGGCGCTGGCCGACCTCGGCGCCGGCCCGGGCGACCGCGTCGCGACGCTGCTGGGCAAGTCGGCGGACCTCGTCGTGACGCTGCTCGCGATCTGGCGGATCGGCGCCGTGCACGTGCCGCTGTTCACCGCGCTGGCCCCGCCGGCGATCGCCACCCGGCTCGCGGGCAGCGGCGCGCGGATCGTGGTCACCGAACCCGCGCAACGGGCGAAACTCGGCCCCAGCGAAGACATCCCGGCGGCGTGGCGGCTGACCGTGATCACCGCCGGCGCCGCCGGGGACCAGCGCGGCGACCACCGTTTCGAGCGGCTGCTCCAGGCACCCGAACAGCCGGTGCCGGTGGCGATGGGCGGGGAGGCGACCCTCGTCGAGCTCTACACCTCGGGCACGACCGGGCCGGCCAAGGGCGTGCCCGTGCCGCTGTGGGCGGTGGCGTCGATGCTGGCCTACCAGGAGTTCGGGCTGGACCACCAGGAGACCGACGTCTTCTGGAACGCCGCCGACCCCGGCTGGGCCTACGGCCTCTACCACGCGATCATCGGCCCGCTCGGCCTCGGGCGGCGCTCGCTGATGCTCCACAGTGGATTCTCCGCCCGGCTCACCTGGGCGGTCCTCGGCGCCTTCCGCGTCACCAACTTCACCGCCGGGCCGACGGTCTACCGCGCGCTGCGCGCCGCGGAGGACCTGGCGCCGCCGGACCTGTTGCTGCGGCACTGTTCGTCGGCGGGGGAGCCGCTGCCTGCCGACGTGAGCGCGTGGGCGGAGCGCGCGCTCGGCGTGCCGGTCCTGGACCACTACGGCCAGACGGAACTGGGCATGGCCGTCGCCAACGCCTGGCACCCCGGCCTGCGGGCCGAGCGGCGCCCCGGGTCGATGGGCCGCGCCCTGCCCGGCTGGCGCCTCGACGTGCTGCGCCCGGAGACGGCGGAGCCCGCGGCGCCCGGGGAGCGCGGGCGGCTCGCCGTCGACCTGGCCGCCAGCCCGCTGATGTGGTTCAGCGGGTATCGGGGCGCGCCCGGGCGCACGGCCGAGCGGTTCACCGCGGACCGCCGCTGGTACCTCACCGGGGACACCGCCGCGCGGGACGACGAAGGCAACTTCCACTTCACCGCGCGCGACGACGACGTCATCCTGATGGCGGGCTACCGGATCGGACCGTCCGAAGTGGAATCGGTGCTGCTGGCCCACCCGGCCGTCACCGAAGCCGCCGTCGTCGGCGTCCCGGACGACCTGCGCGGCGAGGTCGTCGCCGCCCACGTCGTCGTGCGCCCCGGCCACGACGCCGGGCCGGCGCTGGCCGCCGAACTGCAGGCGCTGGTGAAGGCGCGCTTCGCCGCGCACGCCTACCCGCGGATCGTCCGCTTCGTCGCGGAACTGCCGAGAACGCCGAGCGGCAAGCTCCAGCGGTCCGCCCTGCGCTCGCGATAG